One window of the Candidatus Zixiibacteriota bacterium genome contains the following:
- the hprK gene encoding HPr kinase/phosphorylase gives MPELTVEKLFKDRKDYFDLTLLNSEGGLKKKITTAEVHRPGLALAGFLDRFANHRIQVLGETEMAYVNQIEHKTLLEIAKKIFGVGIPLMIISKGITPPLDFLQIADSYGTAVFSSRLTTSELTNRLSGYLDVNFAPVITMHGTLVDVYGVGLLYTGKSGIGKSEIALDLVERGHRLVADDVIKVIRKSPDLIVGTGSEMLGHHMEIRGIGIIDVEKLFGIRAIRIQKRIEVEVHLALWSEDLEYERLGIEETETTILGVSIPQVIVPISPGKNITVISEVIAMNHMLKVYGENSAAEFSKRLSERLHRQAMTKDYLESDYE, from the coding sequence ATGCCGGAACTGACGGTAGAAAAACTCTTTAAGGACCGCAAAGATTATTTTGACCTGACCCTCCTCAACTCCGAGGGGGGGCTGAAGAAAAAAATCACCACCGCCGAGGTTCATCGCCCGGGGCTGGCGCTGGCCGGGTTTCTGGATCGTTTCGCCAACCACCGCATTCAGGTTCTCGGCGAAACCGAAATGGCCTATGTCAATCAAATCGAACATAAGACTCTTTTGGAGATCGCCAAAAAAATATTCGGCGTCGGAATTCCCCTGATGATCATTTCCAAAGGGATCACCCCGCCCTTGGATTTTCTGCAGATTGCCGATAGTTACGGGACCGCCGTGTTTTCGTCGCGCCTGACCACCTCCGAATTGACCAACCGTCTCTCCGGCTATCTCGATGTAAATTTCGCGCCGGTGATTACGATGCACGGGACGCTGGTCGATGTCTACGGGGTCGGCCTGCTTTATACCGGGAAATCGGGGATTGGCAAATCGGAAATCGCGCTCGACCTGGTGGAACGGGGGCACCGGCTGGTGGCCGACGATGTCATCAAGGTGATCCGCAAATCGCCCGACCTGATTGTCGGCACCGGCTCGGAAATGCTGGGGCATCATATGGAAATCCGCGGTATCGGCATTATCGACGTGGAAAAACTGTTCGGAATTCGGGCCATCCGGATTCAGAAGCGGATCGAAGTCGAGGTGCACCTGGCGCTCTGGTCGGAAGACCTGGAGTACGAGCGGCTGGGAATCGAGGAGACCGAGACGACTATTCTGGGGGTTTCGATACCCCAGGTGATTGTCCCGATATCGCCCGGGAAAAATATCACGGTTATTTCCGAAGTGATCGCGATGAACCATATGCTCAAAGTCTATGGCGAGAATTCGGCGGCGGAATTTTCGAAACGTCTGTCGGAACGGTTGCACCGTCAGGCGATGACCAAAGATTATCTCGAATCGGATTACGAGTAA
- a CDS encoding exported hypothetical protein (Evidence 5 : Unknown function), whose product MKRNLMIVLAVALLAIPFTVLTAIADNGNGWLGLYTQTIDKDLKEAFNLGSDHGVVINRVIPNSPADKAGLKAGDIILSLDGTDLTTSEQLADLVGEHNSGDKVKLDVMHKGNKETLSIALGERQNSPTKMFSDQMGMPSAPSAPHVYSKVYRFNQSEMSDTYIGVSLQSLNTQLGDYFGVTDGKGALVAEVMDNSPAQKAGIKAGDVITSIDGQAIDGPSDVQKAVADKKKGEKLEMTVLRNKGKMDFALEVAETPPDLAGLGNMTPGMDQYFNMNMPKMHGLFHGNIGNSFMDLDSMQQSIQQLQEQMQKLQEQLNQTQPAPKK is encoded by the coding sequence ATGAAAAGAAATTTGATGATTGTCCTGGCGGTGGCGCTTCTGGCGATACCGTTCACGGTTTTGACCGCTATCGCGGACAACGGCAACGGCTGGCTGGGGCTTTATACCCAGACGATCGACAAGGATTTGAAAGAGGCCTTTAATCTTGGCAGTGATCATGGTGTTGTTATAAACCGGGTGATACCGAACTCTCCGGCCGACAAAGCCGGTCTTAAGGCGGGCGATATTATTCTCAGTCTCGACGGCACCGATCTGACCACCTCGGAGCAGTTGGCGGATCTGGTCGGCGAGCATAATTCCGGCGACAAGGTGAAACTGGACGTGATGCATAAGGGGAACAAAGAGACTTTGTCGATCGCTCTCGGCGAGCGGCAGAATAGCCCCACCAAGATGTTTAGCGATCAAATGGGCATGCCGTCGGCCCCATCGGCCCCGCATGTCTATTCCAAGGTTTACCGTTTCAATCAGAGTGAGATGTCGGATACCTATATCGGGGTGAGTCTTCAGAGTCTTAACACCCAGTTGGGCGACTATTTCGGCGTAACGGACGGGAAGGGGGCGTTGGTGGCGGAAGTGATGGATAACTCCCCGGCGCAGAAGGCCGGGATCAAGGCCGGCGATGTGATCACATCCATTGACGGGCAGGCGATCGACGGCCCGAGCGATGTGCAAAAAGCGGTGGCCGACAAGAAGAAGGGGGAGAAATTGGAAATGACGGTCCTTCGAAATAAGGGCAAAATGGATTTTGCCCTCGAAGTGGCCGAAACGCCCCCCGATCTGGCCGGTCTCGGCAATATGACCCCCGGTATGGATCAGTATTTCAACATGAATATGCCCAAAATGCACGGCCTGTTCCACGGCAATATCGGCAACAGTTTCATGGATCTCGATTCGATGCAGCAGTCGATACAGCAGTTGCAGGAACAGATGCAAAAGTTGCAGGAGCAGTTGAATCAGACGCAACCGGCTCCCAAAAAGTAA